One Alkaliphilus sp. B6464 genomic window carries:
- a CDS encoding spore germination protein, translated as MSKLENYKLSSSLDKNIETIKEIFNNDDTLINRIFKNQHNPGLEYCIFFVNGMVDSRLINENIIEPIITNHIIEEGADSINQLHHQIIAADNVTKTKDIAKIIEGIVSGDTILFVEGSSESLIIDTKQYETRSIEEPVSEKVLRGPREGFTEHIITNLAMIRRKLKTNDLKFEFTVLGQQSRTRACICYIDGIVNKKILNELYKRLDSFSIDGVLDVNYIQEFIKDSPLSMFDTIGNTERPDVVAAKLLEGRIALILDGTPVVLTLPYLFIEYFQSNEDYYISFTFASIGRFLRVISFFITISTPAIYLALITFHQETIPTPLLLSIAAARQGVPFPTVVELLVLLIVFEILRESGIRMSTHMGESLSIVGALVLGQAAVEARFISAPIVIIVAITAITGFMIPGIKGASITLRFSFLLLSAMLGLYGYMFAASALLIHLFRLRSFGVPYMANLTSLHLQDLKDTAIRAPWWYMKYRPKFLTYKNIKREASGGIK; from the coding sequence ATGTCTAAATTAGAAAACTATAAATTGTCTAGTTCATTAGACAAAAATATAGAAACAATCAAAGAAATATTTAATAATGATGACACATTAATAAACAGGATATTTAAAAACCAGCATAATCCTGGTTTAGAGTACTGTATATTTTTTGTTAATGGAATGGTGGATAGTAGGCTTATCAATGAAAATATTATTGAACCAATTATTACAAACCATATTATCGAAGAAGGAGCCGATTCAATTAATCAGCTACATCATCAAATAATTGCTGCAGATAATGTGACAAAGACGAAGGATATAGCCAAAATTATAGAAGGTATTGTTAGTGGTGATACAATACTTTTTGTTGAAGGCTCATCAGAATCATTAATAATTGACACAAAACAATATGAAACTAGATCTATTGAAGAGCCGGTTTCGGAAAAGGTTCTACGTGGCCCACGAGAAGGATTTACAGAACATATTATAACTAATCTTGCAATGATAAGAAGAAAGCTAAAAACAAATGATCTTAAATTTGAATTCACTGTACTTGGGCAGCAAAGTCGTACAAGGGCATGTATATGTTATATTGATGGAATCGTAAATAAAAAAATACTTAATGAATTATATAAAAGATTAGATAGTTTTAGTATAGATGGAGTATTAGATGTAAATTATATACAAGAATTTATTAAAGATTCTCCATTGTCAATGTTTGATACAATAGGTAATACAGAAAGACCAGATGTTGTTGCCGCTAAGCTGTTAGAGGGACGTATTGCTCTTATCCTTGATGGAACACCTGTTGTATTAACACTCCCATATTTATTTATTGAATATTTTCAGTCCAATGAAGATTACTATATAAGCTTTACTTTTGCTTCTATTGGAAGATTTTTAAGAGTAATAAGTTTTTTTATTACTATAAGCACTCCAGCCATATATTTAGCATTAATAACCTTTCATCAAGAAACTATACCAACACCACTCCTTTTAAGCATAGCTGCAGCGAGACAAGGAGTACCCTTCCCAACAGTAGTTGAACTGTTAGTTTTATTAATTGTCTTTGAAATATTAAGAGAATCCGGAATACGTATGTCAACACATATGGGTGAGTCTTTAAGTATTGTAGGTGCCCTAGTGTTAGGGCAAGCCGCAGTAGAAGCAAGATTTATTAGCGCACCTATAGTAATTATAGTAGCAATAACAGCAATAACAGGTTTTATGATACCAGGAATTAAAGGTGCATCTATTACACTACGATTTTCTTTCTTACTTCTTTCAGCAATGTTAGGGCTATATGGATATATGTTTGCCGCTTCTGCATTATTGATTCATCTATTTAGGCTACGTTCTTTCGGTGTCCCCTATATGGCTAATTTAACTTCATTACACCTACAG